The Fusarium falciforme chromosome 4, complete sequence genomic interval GAGTTCTCGCAGAACTTAGTAGCGAGTGCTCTGATTCGACCCCCGCCCCGACTAACATTCTACGAAGCATGCTTCCTGACTAACTTTACACCGTAATTTGCTATATAAAATCTGCCATTTATCTTCTGCCATCTCTATAATTTTGCCAGTCagaccttatttatcttcGCAACCCTCGTGTCTTTCATCTTTTATTCTTCAGATCACGCTTCACCAGCCAAGCTAGATTACAATTTGGTGCCAGGCGCGCTTTTCCTCGTGATTGCCAACGTCAATTGAAGCAAATATATTCGTCGATTGCTCGAAAAGGTTCAACTACAGAATGTCGTCTATCATGATGCTATCAAGGCCATGTTGCTGAGGCCTATCCACAGTTACATCTCTCCCCACACACCAGTCAATTCAACAACTACATTCACAATTGTGCTCACTGTCCAGAGCGCGATCAGTCCCCATCCAATCTTCCGACTTAGAATCCACTTGTTCATCGGCACCACAATCAGCAGGCCCACAAGCATCACCAGGAGCGTGATGGCCGAGATCATAAGAGTCCCGCCGACCTGGATGCGATAAGGCTTGTATTTGATGGGATGACTGGGGTTTTGGCGGTGCTTCTTGTTTGCCTTTtgaatcatcatcatggcgccgccgatgccgatgccCAGCAGGATATTCAGCATGGGGCCTCCAAAGCAGGCAGACCTACAAAGTCATTGTCAGTTGTGCGCTTCAAGAGACTGGAACAATACTTACAAAGCCATGACGGGGTATCCAAGCCTCGCCACCGTGATGTCGGCGACTAAATCTCCAACGCTGTTTCCAGCAGCAAAAATTGTAAGTCCCAACAGAGCTTCCGAGATGTTGAGGATGACCCCAACTGTTTTCAGGACTCCCACAACTTCGCCCGCAATGGTTGATATCCAGGCTATACTGATGATGAATCCCATGAAGCACAGCATATAATGATACTTCGGGGGTCTCTCCTCCGTCGTAAAGAGGACAAGAATACCCAGCAGGATAAGCGAGGCGAGGAGCGAGTACATCACCATTCGGACCAGAACCTTGTGAGGATTGTCCCAGTCCTCCAGCATGTTAGCCCAGAGAACGAACACGGCGAATTGGGGTCCAGTGAAGAGTTGGAGCGCCACAAGCCATCGATTCCAACCCGTGCAGTCATTCTTGACACTGCTGGAGGACGGGAAATCGGATGCTGGCTTTGTCACGATGGCCGGAGGACCCAGTGAGAAATGCGAATCGCCCACAGGTTCTCCCTCTTCGGCGTGTGTGAACGGAGTGGTAGCAGAAGAGGCGATGTAGCTGTTCCCACGGCTGTGGAGGGTATGCCTACGGTAACGCTCCCACTCCGACTCTGGCTCTATCGCCGCATGTTCGATGGACACAGGCGGAGCCATATGTCCAATGCTTGGGTTATGATCGTGGTGGTGAACACTGTGGTCAAGGAGCGTGTCCAGAATGGACAAGTCGTCATCTGTTGTCTCAGAGTCGACAACAGGTAGAGTCGTGACCAGAAGGAAGATGCTGGGCACAGAAATGGCGCTGACGAACTTGTCCCAGGCCGTCTTCTCACTCCATCCCTGCAACGTGGGAAATAAAGTTGCCAAGAGGATATGCGGAGGTGGCAGCACAGCATATGGCCACCATCTCACAGGACGACTCGGCGATACCGCCGTCCGCTGCAGATCTGCAAACGGTGTTTCACGGCTTACCGCAGCTGAAGGCGTAGTGCCGGGTGAGACAGCTCCTGGAGACAAGAACTCGCTGGGTTCAGCTTGGTAGTTGGGTGTGAGCAAAGCGGGTGAGTCGGTGTACGTGGGGAAAGGGCTGTTTGGAGAAGACCTATCACTGTAGCTGCTGCGACGACTGGGAATCTGCAACTCGAGCTGAGGAGCGAGCAGTTTGTTCTGGTGATCCTCAGCTGGAGCATCATCAGTAGTCCCGCTGGGGCCGACAGGGGGAGGAGCCAAGTTGCCTCCGACGGTGTAAGACGGACTCGGGCTTGGTGATCGCGTTCCGCTGGTGTTCGATGGAGGGACAGATAGGTTGCCGTCGCCTGAATCACGGCTACCAGGCATCAGCAAATCATGATGGATTGAAGGCCCAACCGGCTGGTCCCCTGAGGAGAGGGCTCTGTTTCTCCTCAGTTCATGGTCGGCGCGCGCGGTAGCGAGCAGACCATCAGAGCGGGAGTCCGGCATGGTCGTCGTAGTCACCCTCCGTCTGTGGTGGACATGATGATCAGAGGAGCTTCTCTCTGGGATGGGCGCCAGCTGCAGGTTGCCCTCGCGCTGCAGCTGGGCGAGAGCGGACCGGAACTCGAGCGCACCAACCAGACTCGGCCTGATAGGAGTCAAAGTAGGTCTCCTGCCAGGTCTAGTCCGAAGGACTCGCATGCTGCTGGCGACCTCGGCGGCGACCATTCGGTCATGGTCCTCACTCGACGTGTCACTCAACGACTCTGGCTCCTGGCCCTCGATCTCGATCCTAGGCCCAGTCTCAAGAACTGAAATATCGAGCGGAGTAGACTGCGAGGTGCCTGGGCCGGACCCAACCTCGTCAGGATCGTCCCGGTACGGCTCGCCAGCCAATTCATCTCCAGAGTGGCCAATGGGCCCGTAGACGTGGCTGCGCGCCTCCCCCTCTCTGCGCTGCCTCCGCTTCCGCCTGGTTGAGTACCAATGCCAAGTCACAACAGTGATCACGTAGATGGTATAATAGCCGATCATGAGCCAGCACTCCCACAAGTGCAAATGGCCGTCGGCCAGAAAGATGGTAGTAAAGACAACTGCAAGAATAAAGAAGCAAATGTCGCGAGCGTACGTCTTACGATCGACGCGAAACTCTCTGACAAGAGCCATGGAGCCTGCGACAACACCAGTGATGAAGCTGGCGGCGCCAATAAGCTCGCCAACGGCCATGCTGGCGCTGTTGGAGCCCATGGCAGCAAATGTGCTAAAGACATCTGGGGAGCCATTTCCAAAAGCGAGGAAAGTGACACCAGCCAGACTCTCGCTCAGGCCAAGAACTGTTGCAATTGTGCTCAGATTGACGCTGAAGAAGTCGCTCGCAGCTATGCCGATAGTGGTGAAGAGGAGGCCCAGCCATATCACGAGCAAGCTGAATGCGATGGGTTGGATATCGGCGAAGGCGCAGTAGTAGAGGTCGAGGTAATGGATGAGGccggcatcgtcgtcggcgcaATACTGCCTGACAAAGGCGCACTTATCCTGAGCTTCGTGGACGTCATTGCATTCGGGGGCTTcgagcgaggaggagctgcgCTTGAAGAGCAGAGTTTCGGCGGGGGTCGTGTCGCTGCGGGAGGCGTAACGCGCGGCGGTCGTGTGCGATAGGAAGGAGTATGCCGTAAGGAGCGAAAGGATCAGGATTGTAACGTAAAAAGGGCGAGACTGCAGGCGGCTGCCTCTGAGGAATCGGTTCGAGCTCGGATTGCGGCCCTTGGCCATTCCGCTGGGGCGGATGGTCCCACGAGGGGCTGTCATTGTCATGCTGTAACTGCTGTCGACATGTTATACCGCGATAGCTgccgaggccatcctcaCTCGGTGACCGAGGAAGGGGAAAGGGAGAAAGAAGCTCGGGAGTTCAAAGAGATGTGCGTGTTAGTGAGGGAGACGGATGTAGGCGGGTCATATGGGGACGGGAGACTAGGGAAGATGCTGTAGATTAGGTAGGTAGCGAAACCAAAGTATCATGACATATTACGTCCTGTCCACGTCGTGCCTGCCTCGGGCTCGGATTTGAGGAGCGTCCCATAGAGTTAGTTACAGCACAGTCTCTTCCCCCCGTCGATATCCCACGCCCAAAAGCGGGCAGAATCCAAGCTCGCAGAGACTTGGCGTCCCCGTGTGACGGGTCCATTTCGCCTTATTCCGTGACGACAACCTTAGGTACTCCGAGGGAGGCCGCCGGCGGCGACCAATGGAAGGCCGCGCAGCGGAGATTAGCCGGCTCTCGCCACAGTGTGGCCCAGCCCTCCAAGAGTCTTGGAGAGGAACCGCTGGCTTCAGCGCGGCCTCTCTAGCCCACTTTAGAGTTGGCAGTGACAGACTGGCACAGTGGCACTCGCTCACAAGATCAGCAGCCACTCTTGATCAATAGAGATTCGGCTACAAATCATGCGCGACGCTGATGCAACCTGGCTCAAACACAATGTCCAACGTGCTTGGCTTTGGCGCTGCCACGTGCTGATTGGGGGCACTTTGTTTTTATGCAGACATGGGGCAGGGGTACAGTACGTAGTACTCAACGGGCCTTCCTGCCTTGGCAGCCCTCCGTTATTCTCCGTTTCGGACGGAAGGTGCGTGATGATGGGAGGGGAATTCAATTCCTCCACCGCCTGTTCACCGAAAAGGCACCGAAGGGTTGTACCTGTCACCCCGCTCAAGGTACCCGGCCGTGTACTTGCCGTGGCTGTGGCTGTGGCTGTAGCTGTGGCAGTTGAAGAATCTCAGCCATACTTTATGCCTGATTTCCAAGGCCTACTTCCCGTCCCTCCACCACCTACCTAGTTGGCCCAAACCTTACCCCACGAACCCATACAGTAGACGCCGCATTTATTTTGTTTACTTTGGCAAGGGGGGTCCCGCAACaccacgacgacgacgcgcCAGGCCTCGTCGAATCCAGCCTTCTTGCCTTCACAATCCGCGCAAAAGACTCCAAAAATGCCTCGCGTTGCTCAAGTTCCCCGTACGGGGAGTGCCAGATCCAATACTGGCTCCAGCGCTGCCTCACCTTTCAAGACGGCGTCGCCCATCAAGTAAGCCCTCACCGAACATCCCATAGCAACCGCGATGTTAACGCACTCCCCAGGATCCCTCTTAACGACGATGTCCACGAAAAGGGCCAACGCATGAGCTCCAGGCGAGCACTTCAAGAGAGACAGTTCAACGAGATCAAAAAGGCTGCAACCCCTCGCAAGGTCAGCCTCCGCCGCGACGACATGGAGAACTCCCCAGGAGCCGATCCCCGCACTCCCCACGGCAGCCGGAGCATCAAcattgacgatgacgagggctTTGTAGTAGGCGGAACTGCGGTCACGCCTATGAAGCGTGTCCCGATTCTCGCCAACTTTGAAGAGtggatgaagatggcgaccGACAACAAGATCAATGCTACAAACTCGTGGAACTTTGCCCTCATCGACTACTTTCACGACATGTCGCTCTTGAAAGAGGGCGACGGCGTCAACTTTCAAAAGGCCAGTTGCACCCTGGACGGGTGTGTCAAGATCTACACAAACCGAGTCGACAGTGTCGCAACCGAGACGGGCAAGCTGCTGAGCGGTCTTGCCGATAGCAACaatgccaagaagaaggaccgggatggtgaggagggtgaggagagcgacgaggaagagctggatgagaatggcaacgtgaagaagaagcccaagaagaaggtaaTGAGGAGATCCTGGCGCTCTCAATGGCTCATGCTGACGTTTCATAGACACAACGATCATCCGAAGCTACCTTGGCCCCCTCTTTCAACTCATTACAGCTCAAGAAATTTGAGCTAGAATTTGCTGTTGACCCCCTTTTCAAGAAGGCCTctgccgactttgacgaggGCGGTGCCAAGGGACTTTTGCTAAACCATCTCATGATTGACTCACAAGGGCGTATCGTTTTCGACAGCAGCGACGACTCTGGAGACGCCAACACCCTGGGGAAGAAGACGAAGTCTGAGGAATtcggcgacgaggaagatgaggaggccgagcaacaagaggaggaacctatcgaggaagaagaggaggaagctgaTGTCGAGATCGATGTGGGGGCTCTGGGAGCCAAGTTTATTCCCGACTTACAACGGCTCGACGAGCTCGACGTGTGCCCTTCTCTCAAGACTTTTGATCTGGGGGATCCCTCCGGATCTATGGATATCCCCTTCCTGAAGGCACCCGAAGACTGGAGGCAAGATcaagacaaggagaagacgCCAGGCGCTCTTGGTGATATCTCCGGACTGGTCATCGACGGAGATGCCCCTGCAGGctttgatgacgacgacctcGGACTAGGCTCCTTCGATGTGGTGGGCGAGGTCGCTTTCGGTGAGGGTGGTGAAGCTTGGGCCCGAGAAGCCGCCTTGGAACCGCAGATGCGAGTGTACGACGCTGGTCTCGGCGAAGAAGGTGGTGACGGGGAAGGGTTTGATGACAATGGAGAGTACGTGGTCTCGATGACCAGCGCGCAGAAGGCGGATAAGATGCACGAAGACATCCTCGGATTCTTTGACCAGGCATTGCAGAAGAACTGGTCAAGCGCCGAGCACTGGAGAATCCGGAAGATCAAGGATGTCAACAAGCCTGCGggcgagaccaagaagcgcaaggaaaaggagccCTTCGAGATTGACTTTGCCGCCCCTATCGACTCTCATGCGTGGGATGTCCTATACACACAGGCTGCCAGCAACTCGACTATCAGCATGCCGAAGAAGGACTGGAAGTCCAAGTCGCGCAACCTCCTTCCTGACGACAAGCACTTCAATTCCAAGTCCCTCCTGAACTTGTTCTTGAAGCCCAAGGCCCGAATGGGCAGACGACGGACTGGATTTGGCGCTCGGGCCGGTGGCTTCGGCAACACTGCCCAGGACAACCAGCCCGAAGGAGAGATGGACGAGGCGTTCTGGGCTAAGCAAAAGGCGCCTATGCAGAACTCGGACGACACAGCGCTTCCGCAGGGTGATTATGACGCCAACTTCTTCCAAGATGACGGCATGCCATTCCCCGGTGGTGAtctggacgacgacgacgatctcGAGTTTTCAGATGCACGGGAGCATTTCTCACCAGGGGTGGATGGCCCGGCTGGCCTGACAGAGGGTGGTGGTCTCACAgctctcctcggcggcgagaCGGTGACGAATACTGGAGCATTCGGAACAACGCTGGTCACTCAAACAAGGAGGGTGCGGCCAGAGTACGTCCAATACGCAAGAGTGGCCAAGAAGGTGGACGTCCGAAggctcaaggaggagatcTGGAGGGGCATGGATATGGAAGCTCTCGAGGTAAGTTTGCAGGTGCAACTAATAACTTGGACACCAGACTAATGCTTGACTGTAGAAACCTGCCGAGACCCCTGCCGAGGCAAACCAGGATGAGCCTCTCAAGTTTACTTCGGTCATGAACAACCTGCAATCGGTGTATCCCAAGCCGGTGATGGACGATATCTCGACATCATACTGCTTCATCTGTCTACTGCACTTGGCCAACGAGAAGGGTCTGGTGATTGAGAAGACAGCCGACCTGTCAGAGTTGGAGATCCGCAAGGACTGGACGGCAGAGATTGTGGAAGAGTAACTGAGCAGAGGAAGGAGGGGGTAATTGTACTTGTGGTTGCGCAGCGTCTTTGTTTGTTGTACATAAAGTCATGGCAGGCAGCGTGCGTGTGGTGTTGGGCATTGGAAGTCGTGTGATGATTGATATCCAGGCGTTGGGGAGAAGGTCgacggatggatggaatggtGCAACAACATCCGATGAGAGGATACGATGCAACGACACGGGCATGAATGAGATGGGAATGGATGAAATTAGATGGTTTCTGTTTTGCACTTTGACGGTCTGAGTGTTTGGCTCTTGTGAAGTTGAATTCTGTATCTTGAAGTGACAGACTCACAAACTTGGAATCCCCTCATGGTGGTTCTCGTCTTGAATGGCACGACCATACGACGGCATAATCAGATGGTATGGTACAGTGGCACCAGGGCAAGCCATTCCCCCCCCCCATCCAAGCTTCAATGACTTGACGTcgtatggatggatggatggatggatggagagaggagagagcaGGACCCCACGATGGACGTGAATGGATGGGAAAGGACCCTTGCCCCTCCCTCCTTTCCCCAAAAAGGTGCCAacattaaaaaaaaaaaaaacgtgGCTGCGCCATGACGTCCTGACGGATTGACAATTGGACCCTTATGACGAAGTGGGAAGGAAGGAACGAAAGCCTCACTCAaggttgtgtgtgtgtgtgtgtgtgtgtcggGGGTAGGAAAGAGAAAGGATAAGCCAAGGCTGCCGTTACTTTTAACACGACATGATCCCCTCctgttcctcttctcttctattctctctttttaattctctcctctctttcctCCTTTTACCTGTATTAATCGTCGCCCCCCTCTTGTTTCATGTCACTGCAAAAGGTCCCTCGCCGCAATGTGCTGCCCGGTGGTCTGATGCTTTCTCACAACCTTGACCGACCACACACAGACACAAGCGCAGATCTCTCGCCTTCTGTCAGATTCGTTTCGTTTATTGTTGCCTCTTCATTTCTTGTTTGTGTCCTGCTTCTAGTCCCTTCTTTTCCTActacaaaaaaaaaacaggaTTTCCTCTCTCACACACACATTCACAAATACGCAGGCATGACAGTATATATAATGTCGTCGTTACCCAAACCCAGCCAACCTTGCTCAAAATATGCCACCTTCCATCcgtactgtactgtactgtacgaCTGACAGTCCAGATATCCTTTTTGATCCCTTTACTTTGGGATCCATACCAGAGCCCGAAACGCCGAAGCCCACGCACGACTGCACGCACAATCGAGTCCGCAAATACTCATCCATACCAACCGGCCACCCATTACATACATATGCGTACCGTACCGTACCGTACCGCACCACCACCCGCCAATGCCCAATCTCATTCAGTAGGTTACATGATAATCCGTGGGTatccaagaagaaaaaacacACAAAGCTATCTCTCTCTGGGTGAGAAACCTATTCCCACGCGGGAACCTGCCTGCCATTGTGGACTGGACCGTCGATCCATCCGTCGCATGCACTCGTCCTCAAGTCTTATCTTCGGTCGTCTCGTTCATGTCGTTCAACCAGCTCGCCCGCTCTCAGGAGAACGCTCATCCCATCGAGTCGAGGTCTGATGGAGTGTTCCTGGATGGGGGCCACCAGGTCGGGAGCTGGTGTCATCAACACGTCGGCATCCCCTGTTGGTTCTGCCCTGCCAAGCAGCCCAGTGGGTGGCAGAGGACGGAAGCCTTGTGAGCCGAATTAGCTTGACCTCCTGACGAACTCTACACATCGCGAGGATCAAGTACCATATCCCCTAGGCACGGCCCCATGCCCGAAAGGCGGCC includes:
- a CDS encoding Condensin complex subunit 2, whose protein sequence is MPRVAQVPRTGSARSNTGSSAASPFKTASPIKIPLNDDVHEKGQRMSSRRALQERQFNEIKKAATPRKVSLRRDDMENSPGADPRTPHGSRSINIDDDEGFVVGGTAVTPMKRVPILANFEEWMKMATDNKINATNSWNFALIDYFHDMSLLKEGDGVNFQKASCTLDGCVKIYTNRVDSVATETGKLLSGLADSNNAKKKDRDGEEGEESDEEELDENGNVKKKPKKKTQRSSEATLAPSFNSLQLKKFELEFAVDPLFKKASADFDEGGAKGLLLNHLMIDSQGRIVFDSSDDSGDANTLGKKTKSEEFGDEEDEEAEQQEEEPIEEEEEEADVEIDVGALGAKFIPDLQRLDELDVCPSLKTFDLGDPSGSMDIPFLKAPEDWRQDQDKEKTPGALGDISGLVIDGDAPAGFDDDDLGLGSFDVVGEVAFGEGGEAWAREAALEPQMRVYDAGLGEEGGDGEGFDDNGEYVVSMTSAQKADKMHEDILGFFDQALQKNWSSAEHWRIRKIKDVNKPAGETKKRKEKEPFEIDFAAPIDSHAWDVLYTQAASNSTISMPKKDWKSKSRNLLPDDKHFNSKSLLNLFLKPKARMGRRRTGFGARAGGFGNTAQDNQPEGEMDEAFWAKQKAPMQNSDDTALPQGDYDANFFQDDGMPFPGGDLDDDDDLEFSDAREHFSPGVDGPAGLTEGGGLTALLGGETVTNTGAFGTTLVTQTRRVRPEYVQYARVAKKVDVRRLKEEIWRGMDMEALEKPAETPAEANQDEPLKFTSVMNNLQSVYPKPVMDDISTSYCFICLLHLANEKGLVIEKTADLSELEIRKDWTAEIVEE